The following coding sequences lie in one Lolium perenne isolate Kyuss_39 chromosome 2, Kyuss_2.0, whole genome shotgun sequence genomic window:
- the LOC127335253 gene encoding uncharacterized protein, with the protein MASWCENMALPPRLLIGPRPSGANGQGDILSLRHPKLEEETQYLFIDGQLHEFNWFKERYGSWFLGDYVCEDGSVYYCTLVDPIFVLLPLFEAARMSSGKDLGKFRQLDEILYIEGYPGYQHLMSIAGNHMELVCEVKEVANMKFFRLDESKVLTWLCCKVHSIKEAITKLGKNYAAQGERELLKEALQIIRENLKDEPWLTVLCKKLQLDISEINDTAKANDTSFCADSSPIPGPPRPSEGNVGNGSTKSSKGRPAKKPKIEVGSKNIKDMFRRVTRNGK; encoded by the exons GTCCTTCTGGTGCCAATGGTCAAGGGGATATTTTATCACTTCGTCATCCGAAACTAG AAGAAGAAACACAGTATCTGTTCATCGACGGCCAACTTCATGAATTCAATTGGTTTAAGGAGCGTTATGGCTCATGGTTCTTGGGAGATTATGTCTGTGAAG ATGGCAGTGTCTACTACTGCACACTTGTTGATCCTATCTTTGTTTTGCTACCACTTTTTGAAGCTGCACGTATGTCG AGCGGTAAGGATCTTGGAAAGTTTAGGCAACTGGATGAAATTTTATACATCGAAGGTTATCCTGGATATCAGCACCTCATGAGCATAGCAGGAAACCATATGGAACTGGTTTGTGAAGTTAAAG AAGTTGCTAACATGAAGTTCTTCAGGCTAGATGAGTCCAAGGTCTTAACTTGGCTGTGCTGTAAG GTGCACAGCATAAAAGAGGCTATCACCAAGTTAGGTAAAAATTATGCTGCTCAAGGAGAAAGAGAATTGT TGAAGGAGGCCCTCCAAATAATTCGTGAAAACCTGAAGGACGAACCATGGCTAACGGTACTCTGCAAGAAGTTGCA GTTAGATATCAGTGAGATCAATGATACAGCCAAAGCCAATGACACGTCATTTTGTGCTGATAGCTCTCCCATACCTGGTCCTCCTCGTCCATCGGAG GGGAACGTAGGAAATGGCAGCACCAAGTCTAGCAAGGGGAGGCCTGCGAAGAAACCAAAGATCGAGGTAGGATCAAAGAACATAAAGGACATGTTCCGAAGGGTGACAAGGAACGGGAAATGA